The proteins below come from a single Caulobacter flavus genomic window:
- a CDS encoding DUF805 domain-containing protein, which yields MDWKNLMFSADGRIGRQAFWIAWLMLLGVNVVAGWIPVIGNLAALASLYCFVCIYTKRLHDMGKSGWWQAVPIVLGPVMLIGSALWLGFGAAAIALNGGDPELFALAGAGGVVMSLLLGFLVSIGFTLWVGVTPGDTSDNRWGDRPLNALAV from the coding sequence ATGGACTGGAAAAACCTGATGTTCTCCGCCGACGGCCGCATCGGCCGTCAGGCGTTCTGGATCGCCTGGCTCATGCTGCTGGGCGTCAACGTGGTGGCCGGGTGGATCCCCGTCATCGGCAATCTGGCGGCCCTGGCGTCGCTCTACTGCTTCGTCTGCATCTACACCAAGCGCCTGCACGACATGGGCAAGAGCGGCTGGTGGCAGGCCGTCCCGATCGTGCTGGGACCGGTGATGCTGATCGGCTCGGCCCTGTGGCTGGGCTTCGGCGCGGCGGCCATCGCCCTGAACGGCGGCGACCCCGAACTGTTCGCCCTGGCCGGCGCCGGCGGCGTGGTGATGTCCCTGCTGCTGGGCTTCCTGGTCAGCATCGGCTTCACGCTGTGGGTCGGCGTCACCCCGGGCGACACCAGCGACAACCGCTGGGGCGACCGCCCGCTGAACGCCCTGGCCGTCTGA